The DNA window CATGTCTTGTTATGATTAAGATTCTTTTGGCAAGTGAAGCTATGTCGCATGCACCTCCACTCCCTGGAAGCCTAACTTTCGGTGCTCTATAATCTCCTATAACTGTTGAGTTTATGTTTCCAAATTTATCGATCTGTGCCCCTTCAAGGAAGCCGACGTCAATTTTCCCAGCTTGGAGATATAGTGTGAATACGTCGAACATTGAGCAGACGCTTTGAGCACCTGTGACTAGGCATGGGTCTGCTATGGATAGTGGCATTCTAGTTGGATTTGCACCTATAACTCCAGATTCATAAATCATCCTCAATTTTGGGGCATGAAGTCTCTTAGCTAGGTTTGCAGCTAAGTTTGGTAATCCAATCCCCACAAATACTATTTCCCCATCCTTAAGTTCCCTTGCAGCATTTATAACCATAAGTTCAGATTTAGTATACTCCATATACTTCACCCCCTACATGTACATTCCATAATTAACTGGGAGGCTGTAGAAGCTTTTAGGTTTAAGTTTCATAATCTTCTCCACACCCAACTTCTTCACGTACTCAGCA is part of the Candidatus Methanomethylicota archaeon genome and encodes:
- a CDS encoding CoA-transferase subunit beta, with protein sequence MEYTKSELMVINAARELKDGEIVFVGIGLPNLAANLAKRLHAPKLRMIYESGVIGANPTRMPLSIADPCLVTGAQSVCSMFDVFTLYLQAGKIDVGFLEGAQIDKFGNINSTVIGDYRAPKVRLPGSGGACDIASLAKRILIITRHEKRRFPEKVDFITSPGFLSGKWEREKLGLEGGGPDKVITDLGIMEFDKETGEMILTYIHPGVTVEEVKQNTGWDIKVSKDLKVTREPSERELKLLRELDPKRIYLGR